The nucleotide sequence TCCAGGTCCTCCTCGGCCACCCCGGCCGCCGCCAACTCCTCGGTCGGCAGGTAGATCCGGCCCCGGCGGCGGTCCTCGGCGACGTCCTGGAGGTGCTCCACCACCTGCAACGCGGTGCAGATCCGGTTGGAGAGCCGGATCCGGTCCGGCGAGGCGGCACCGAAGACGTGCAGCACCAGTTCGCCGACCGGGTCGGCGGAGAAATGGCAGTAGTCGACGAGCGCGCCGAAGGTCGGGTAGCGGTTCACCACCTGGTCGCGGCGGTTCGCCTCGATCAGCCGCAGCAGCGGGTCGATCGGCAGCCGGCAGTCGACAACGGTGGGCGCCAGCCGGACCAGTACCGGGTGCCGGGGCAGCCGGCCGTGGTAGAGGGCGCGTACCTCGCGGTCGAACCGGTCCAGTCCGGCGAGCCGGGCGGCCGGCGACTCGTCCCGGCCGGAGATGTCCGGCTCGTCGCCGAGGTCGTCGACGTACCGGGCGTACCCGTAGAGGGCGAGCAGGTGCCGGCGGATCCGGGCCGGCAGGACGCGGAGCGCGACCGGGAAGTTCTCGCCGGCCAGTACGGTGTCCGGCTGCCGCCGCCCACCCGGCCGGTCCGCGGACGGATGGTCGGAGGCATCGTCGGTCAGATGAAGCACGCTGCCGCCTCTCGCGAGGTCCAGTCGGCTCAGCGGGGCCGCGCCAGACCGCCGCGCCGGATCGGTCGTAACCCACCACTCGCGCTCAGTAATCTTCACCGAGAGTACCGAAATTCCCACGCTGGGCGGTGCGGCCTGCCGAATTCCTCTCGGCGTGTTCGACGGCCCGTGTCGGTGTAGCCCGGACCGGGCCGACCAGGGCGGCGGATCGACCGTCACCGGTCGGCGTGTCATCTTGACTGGGTACGCCGGGCCATCCAGATGCCGATCACCATCGCCGCCACCGCGACCAGGCCGAAGAAGAGCCGGGGCCCCTCCAGGGAGAGTCGCTCCTCGAAGGCGAAGACTCCGATCAGCACGCCGCCGAACGGGTCGAGCAGGGCGATCGCGGTCAGCGGGGCGGCGATCGGCCCGCCCTGGAACGCGTTCTGGTTCAGCGTCAACGCGGTGCCGCCGACCAGGACGAGGGCGTAGACGTGCCAGTTGGTGAAGATCTCGCCCGGCTGCTCCGGCAGCTTCTCGATCACGGTCTTGACCAGGGCGGCTGCCATCGCATAGAGCAGGCCGGTGGCGATGCCGAGCATCAGGCCCCGGGTGGCGTCCTGGGTACGCCAGGCCACCAGCAGGCAGATGGTGACAAGCGTGCCGACCGCCACCGTGACGCCGATCCAGGCCAACGTCTTCGGCTCCGTCACCCCGCCCCGGGGGTTGGCGGCGAGCAGGAACCCGGTCAGTCCGACCACCCCGAGCAGCACCACCAGGAGGTCCCGGCGGTGCGGCCGGCGCCGCTCGATCGCCGCCTCCAGCGGTATCGCCATGAAGAGGCCGCTGACCAGCAGCGGTTCGACCAGGGCGAGGGCGCCGAACCGCAGCGCCAGCGCCTGGAGCACGGTGCCGAACGCGTCCGCGGTCGAGCCGAACAGCCACAGCCGCCGGTGCAGCAGCCGGATCAGCAACCGCGGGTCGATGGTCCGGGTCGGCCGTTCACGTTTGGCCGCCTGCTGTTCCAGCACCGAACTCACCGCGAAGAAGGCGGCCGAGGCGAGTCCGAGCGCGATGGCGATGCCGTTCACCGGGTCGTACCTTTCGGATCGGCCCGCCGGGCCACCCCGGTGCCGAGCCACCCGGGCGGCGTCCCCACGACGGAATCGACGGCAGGAGGTCGGATCGGCACCTCAGCCTTGCCGGTCCGGACGGTTCGCCGGGCGGCTGCCGTCGGCCCGGGGCTGGTCCGCGCCGATCCGCAGTCTCGCCACGCCGGCCCGCAGCCCCACCCACCGGGTCAGCGTCCGGCGGGACGGCACGGCGGCCACCCCCGCCGGGACCTCGGCGGGCAGCTCCGGACCGGTCGGCACCGTCCGGTCGGCAAGCCCGACCGGATCGCCGGGCGTCGGCGGACCGTAGCCGGCCTGAGACGTCACCGCTGCCGGTCCGGTCGGCGCGCCGCCCAGGGCGACGTCGGCGACCACCGCCGCGGGATCGGTCTCGAACAGGGCCAGCCCGGCGGCCCGCTGCCGCTCGCCGGCCGTACCCTCGGCCAGCTCGACCAGGGTGGGCCCCAGGTCGGCGGCCCGGCGCACCCAGCTCGCCACCCCGGCCCGGGCCATGGTGGCCGCGTTCGCCCGGCCGTGCCCGGGGATCGGCCGGTAGGTGGCGACCGGCAGGCCACAGGCCATCGCCTCCAGTGCGGTGAGCCCACCGGCGTTCTCCACCAGCACGTCGGCGGCGCGCAGCAGCTCCGGCATGTCGTCGACCCAGCCGAAGACGTGCCCGCTGCCGCGCCGGCTCAACCTGCGGAACAGCGCCTCGTTCCGCCCGCAGACCACCACCGGCACCGCCGCACCGGTACGCGCGATCTCGGCCGCCGTCCGGGCCACCGCGCCCACCCCCCAGGAGCCGGCGACCAGCAGGGCGAGCCGGGCGTCGACGGGCAGCCCCAGGCGTTCCCGGGCGCGCCGCTTCTCCGCCGCGGAGCCCGGACGGAAGCCGGCCGAGACCATCCGGCCGGCCACCCGGACCTCACCCGCACCCAGCGCCCTGGCCTCGGCCCGGGTGGTGCGGTGCGCCGCGCAGTGCACGTCGATACCGGGCGAGACCCAGATCGGGTTCACCGCGAAGTCGGTCAGATAGGTGATCACCGGTACGGCGAGCCGCCCGTCCCGGCGCAGCGGCCCGACGATCTGGCTGACCACCGGGTACGTCGAGACCACCGCCCGGGTGTCCGGGGGCAACATCCGGAGTACCCGGGGCCACACCGGTCGCAGCAGTGCCCGGGTGATCGGTGCGGCCCGGCTGAAGTTGCCGCCGATCGCGAAGAGCAGCCCGTAGATCCACGGCAGCCGGCTCAGCATCCCGTGGTAGGTGCCGCGCAGCAGCCGGCCCAGTCCCCAGGGAAAGATGTCGGCCAGGTCCACGCACTCCGCCAGCAGGCCACGGTCGCGCAGCCGGCCGGCGAGTTCCCGGCTCGCGCCGTCGTGCCCGGCTCCCGCGCTGGCGTAGATGATCACCACGCGCGGACGCCGCGCACCGGGCCGGCTGGCAGACGGCTCGGACGCCTCCCCGCGGTTCGCGTCGTACCGCCCGGATCTGAACGTCATCCGGCCATCTACCCGCAGGAGGTGCGAAGAATCCTCGAAGCGCCGTACTGCTTCGCCCGCGACGGGAAGCGGACCCTTTCGCCGGGCCCGCTTCCGGACAACCGGCCCGGGCCGGCGCCGGTACGGACGTAGACTCCGGGTACCCCGCGACGGCCGGCCGACACCCGCTCCCGAGCCGGGTCGGGGTCGACGGTCGACGGGTGCGCGGCACACGGCCCGGTCGGGTGCCGGGTCGTGGCCGGCCCGCCGCCTCCGCACCGACAGCCCGGCCCGCGGGGAGGGCGCCATGCGGGTCCTGATCGTCACCGCCGGTTCGCTCGGTGACGTCGCCCCCTACACCGGCCTCGGCGCCCGGCTGCGGGCTGCCGGTCACCGGGTGACGGTCGCCGCCCCGGCGCCGTACGCCGGCCTGGTCACCGGGGCCGGCCTGGAGTTCCGGCCGATCGGCGGGGACCTGGCCGCGCTCCGGGCCGGCACCGCCGAACGCCGTCCCGGATGGTCCGTTCCGGGCGCCCCCGGGCTGCTCGACTTCGTCCGGCTCGGCCGCCGGTTCGTCGGTGAACTCGGCACCGGCATCGCGACCGCGGCCGGGACCGGGACCGACGTGCTACTGCTGTCCAGCACGACCGCGCCGCTGGGCTACTCGGTGGCGCAGTACCACGGCATCCCGTGCCTCGGGGTCTTCCTCCAGCCGACCGCACCCACCCGGGCGTTCCCGCCGGTCGTGCTCGGGGTGCGCACGCTGGGCGGCTGGGGGAACCGGCTCGCCGGGTGGCTCGGCCGCAGGCTGGCCGACCGGGTCTACGCCGACGCCTCTCGCCGGCTGCGTGCCCGGCTCGGCCTGCCGCCGGTCGGCCTCGGCCGGCTGGAGCGGCTGGCCACCGCCGACGGCTGGGCGGTGCTGCACGGCTTCAGCCCGGCCGTGCTGCCCCGACCACCCGACTGGCCGGCCGGGCTGGAGGTGGTCGGCTACTGGTGGCCGGCCGGCGGGGCCGGCTGGCGCCCGCCGGGCGAGCTGGTCGACTTCCTCGCCGCCGGCCCGCCGCCGGTCTACGTCGGCTTCGGCAGCCTCACCGACACCGGGGACGGACTGCACGCCCTGGTCGTCGGCGCGCTGCGCCGGGCCGGGGTACGCGGGATCTTGCAGGGGCGCCCAGGTGCCGGCGCGGACCCGTACCGGGAGGGGGATGTGCTCACCGTCGGGGACGTACCGCACGACTGGCTCTTTCCCCGGATGGCCGCGCTGGTCCACCACGCCGGCTGCGGAACGACCGGGGCGGGTCTGCGGGCCGGGGTGCCGGCGGTGCCGGTGCCGGTCCTCGCCGACCAGCCGTTCTGGGCTGCCCGGCTGGCCGCCCTCGGCGCCGCACCCGGGGTGCTGCCGCTGCGTCGGCTCGACGAGGCCGGGCTGGCCGACGCGATCCGGGCCGCGGTGACCGAGCCGGGCCTACGGAGCCGGGCCCGCCGCTTCGCCGACCGGCTGGCCGCCGAGGACGGCGCCGGCGCGGTGGTGGCCGCGGTCGACCGGCTGGCCCGTTGACCGGCCGACCGCGGCTGCTCACCCCCTCCCCGGCCCACCCCCGGAATCCCGGTCGGTCGGCCGGTCCCACGGTCGCCACCTCGACCGCGACCTCGACTGAAATCGCAACCCCGACTGCGGACGCGAGCCGGCCCCGGCCCGGCCGCGATCCCGATCCCGACCGCGACCGCGACCGCGACCGTCAGAGCTTCTCGTAGCAGGGCCGGTCCAGGCTGTACGCCTGCGCGGTCGGGCCGGCGGTCAACGGCCGCACCTGGACCACCCCGGTCGGGGCGGCCCGGTCCGGCCGGTACACCGCGGAGACCCGCACGGCGCCGTCAGCCGGCCCGGCGGCGTAGTTGCCGGCACCGGCCGGCAGCATGCCCTCGTAGTCGACCGAGGTCAGCGACTTCACGGCGGCCAGCAGCCCGGCCCGGGTCAGGTCGCCGTCGGCCACCGCCCTGGTCAGCGCCGCCTTCAGCGGATACGACCAGACCCAGCCGGCGGTGTACCCGTCGTTCGGGGTGACCTGGCCGAGCGCCTCGCGCAGCGCCCGGTGCCCGGGGGTGTCGCTGCCCCACGCGTCCCAGGGTGCGGTCTGCTCGTAACGGGCCAGCAGGGCGGGCGCGGCGGCACTCTGCAACAGGGCCGGATTCCAGGTCGGGCTGGTGCCGATGAACCGGCCGGCGAAGCCCCGGGCGGTGGCCTGGCCGACGATCGCCGCCGCGTCGGCCGGTCCCATGGTCAGCATCACCAGGTCGGGCCGGCCGGAGAGGACCGCCTGGATCGCGCCGGCCTGCTTGTCCGCGCCGGAGTCGGTCTTCACCGCTGTGAAGCTCAGCCCGAGGCTCTGCGCGGCGAGCTTGGCGCCGGCCGCCGCGTCGTCGCCGTAGTCACCGGCCAGGTGCACCGCCAGCACCGACTTCACCCCGTGCGCCTCCCGCGCGTAGTCGAGCGCGTTCATCGACTCCAGGCAGTAGTTGGCACCGGATTCGACGATCACGTCCTCGAAGGCGTACGCCGAGGTCCAGGCGGCCGGCGCCGCGACCACGTTGCTCGCCTTCATGTCGGCCAGGATCGCGGCGGTGGTCGGCGAGCCGAGGGTCTGGGCCAGGGCCAGCACGTTCGGCTTCATCTCCTGGTACACCTGGTTGTGCGTCTGCGGGTTGTACTTGTTGTCCCGGATCCACCGGGTCACGTCGACCTCGTAGTCGCCGATCCCGCCGGCGGTGTTCACCCGCTTCCAGAACGCCTTCTGGGCGTCGGTGATCGGCACTGCCAACGCCCGGAACGGTCCCTCGGTCAGGTCGGAGATGATGCCGAGGTAGATGCATCCCTTGTTCCGGTCCACCGCCTCCGGGCAGGGTTCCGCGGTGACCCCGACGTCGGACTTCACCCCGGAGGCGTCGGTCTCGGTGTCCCCGCCGCGACAGGCGGCGGATGCGGCGCAGAGCAGCAGGGCGACGGTCGCGGCGGCGATCCGGCGCGGTGTGGAACCGGACGGTCTGTTCCTTCCCATGGCTACCTCGCAGGTCGGTGGGAGCAGCACAGCAGGAAACGGCGTGTCGGTGGGAGAACGGCGGTCAATAGGAGAAGGGCGGTCAGTAGGAGCAGGGCGGTCAGTAGGAGAACGGCCAGGTTTTCCAGTAGTTGCGGACCCGTGTCCAGATGCCGAACAGGCCCCGGGGCTCGAAGATGAGGAAGACGACCAGGA is from Micromonospora sp. WMMD1102 and encodes:
- a CDS encoding glycosyltransferase, with protein sequence MRVLIVTAGSLGDVAPYTGLGARLRAAGHRVTVAAPAPYAGLVTGAGLEFRPIGGDLAALRAGTAERRPGWSVPGAPGLLDFVRLGRRFVGELGTGIATAAGTGTDVLLLSSTTAPLGYSVAQYHGIPCLGVFLQPTAPTRAFPPVVLGVRTLGGWGNRLAGWLGRRLADRVYADASRRLRARLGLPPVGLGRLERLATADGWAVLHGFSPAVLPRPPDWPAGLEVVGYWWPAGGAGWRPPGELVDFLAAGPPPVYVGFGSLTDTGDGLHALVVGALRRAGVRGILQGRPGAGADPYREGDVLTVGDVPHDWLFPRMAALVHHAGCGTTGAGLRAGVPAVPVPVLADQPFWAARLAALGAAPGVLPLRRLDEAGLADAIRAAVTEPGLRSRARRFADRLAAEDGAGAVVAAVDRLAR
- the hpnC gene encoding squalene synthase HpnC translates to MLHLTDDASDHPSADRPGGRRQPDTVLAGENFPVALRVLPARIRRHLLALYGYARYVDDLGDEPDISGRDESPAARLAGLDRFDREVRALYHGRLPRHPVLVRLAPTVVDCRLPIDPLLRLIEANRRDQVVNRYPTFGALVDYCHFSADPVGELVLHVFGAASPDRIRLSNRICTALQVVEHLQDVAEDRRRGRIYLPTEELAAAGVAEEDLDAPRAGDRLRTVVRRQARRAADLLDAGAPLVGDLHGWARLAVGGYLAGGRAALAALARADHDPLPGPPKPTRAGVAAAWLRSYRPFRVALHPSGARG
- a CDS encoding glycosyltransferase; this encodes MTFRSGRYDANRGEASEPSASRPGARRPRVVIIYASAGAGHDGASRELAGRLRDRGLLAECVDLADIFPWGLGRLLRGTYHGMLSRLPWIYGLLFAIGGNFSRAAPITRALLRPVWPRVLRMLPPDTRAVVSTYPVVSQIVGPLRRDGRLAVPVITYLTDFAVNPIWVSPGIDVHCAAHRTTRAEARALGAGEVRVAGRMVSAGFRPGSAAEKRRARERLGLPVDARLALLVAGSWGVGAVARTAAEIARTGAAVPVVVCGRNEALFRRLSRRGSGHVFGWVDDMPELLRAADVLVENAGGLTALEAMACGLPVATYRPIPGHGRANAATMARAGVASWVRRAADLGPTLVELAEGTAGERQRAAGLALFETDPAAVVADVALGGAPTGPAAVTSQAGYGPPTPGDPVGLADRTVPTGPELPAEVPAGVAAVPSRRTLTRWVGLRAGVARLRIGADQPRADGSRPANRPDRQG
- a CDS encoding ABC transporter substrate-binding protein, encoding MGRNRPSGSTPRRIAAATVALLLCAASAACRGGDTETDASGVKSDVGVTAEPCPEAVDRNKGCIYLGIISDLTEGPFRALAVPITDAQKAFWKRVNTAGGIGDYEVDVTRWIRDNKYNPQTHNQVYQEMKPNVLALAQTLGSPTTAAILADMKASNVVAAPAAWTSAYAFEDVIVESGANYCLESMNALDYAREAHGVKSVLAVHLAGDYGDDAAAGAKLAAQSLGLSFTAVKTDSGADKQAGAIQAVLSGRPDLVMLTMGPADAAAIVGQATARGFAGRFIGTSPTWNPALLQSAAAPALLARYEQTAPWDAWGSDTPGHRALREALGQVTPNDGYTAGWVWSYPLKAALTRAVADGDLTRAGLLAAVKSLTSVDYEGMLPAGAGNYAAGPADGAVRVSAVYRPDRAAPTGVVQVRPLTAGPTAQAYSLDRPCYEKL
- a CDS encoding DMT family transporter, which codes for MNGIAIALGLASAAFFAVSSVLEQQAAKRERPTRTIDPRLLIRLLHRRLWLFGSTADAFGTVLQALALRFGALALVEPLLVSGLFMAIPLEAAIERRRPHRRDLLVVLLGVVGLTGFLLAANPRGGVTEPKTLAWIGVTVAVGTLVTICLLVAWRTQDATRGLMLGIATGLLYAMAAALVKTVIEKLPEQPGEIFTNWHVYALVLVGGTALTLNQNAFQGGPIAAPLTAIALLDPFGGVLIGVFAFEERLSLEGPRLFFGLVAVAAMVIGIWMARRTQSR